The uncultured Methanoregula sp. genomic sequence GAGGCTGCGGATGCCCTCTTTGATATGCCCCGCAATCTCAACCTCATGCTGCGGCGGCTCTCGACCGGTACATTCAAGCTGGAGATCGTAGACACGGATATCCAGAAACTCCAGATGGCGCTCGACAAGGCAAGTGACAAGATAATGATCGGCATGGTTGTTGCAGCCCTCGTCGTGGGGTCATCACTGGTTATCAGTGCCCAGCCAAACGAGCTGCCCAAACAGATCTCATGGATCGCTATTGCAGGGTACACTGCGGCGGTGCTTGTCGGGTTCTACGCAATCTACCACGTCATCTTCCTGCGATTCCGGATGGACCGGTAAGACCGGCCCTGAACGGGTTTACCGCACCGCATTTTTTATGATATTCCACCTCTCCAGTTTCTCTTCGTAGCTGGACCGTGCATGTGCCGGGCTTGTCGACGGGAGGAGTACCGTATCAACGCCTGTTGTCCCGCATGCCTGCCGGAAATACCGGGCTGCAGTAGTGCCGTTGAGCGCCACGAGGGTTATCCCGGGACGGGCGGCAAGGAAGGCCCCGATCTCGTTGAAGACCGGGTCACGGATCCGCGTATCCGCACTTCCTTTTCTGGAACAGGAATGGATCACATCCCACAGAGCGATCCGGTGTGCCTTGACCTGTTCAATGCGCTGCCCGTACGGGAGCGAGGCATCTATCAGGAAGAGATCGCCCATGATCCGCCAGAACCGGTTCTGCGGGTTTCCGTAGTACCGGGTGCCTTCCAGTGAGATGACGCTCGGGAAACTCCCGAGGATCAGCACCCGGGGATCATCCCCGCATACCGGCAGGAGACCCACCAGTGCCTTGTCATGGGAAATAGAAATATCACGTTTCATACGGCCATGTACCCGTCCCCGGTGTGCAAGGGGTAAAAAAAGGGTTATTCCTTGTAATAGAGGTTGCAGTGGCAGTGCCCCATCTTTGCCACTTCATCCTTGTGGTATATGCAGGGGCATTCGATTGCCATGTCCTTCTCCTCATCACCGCTCCGGAGCCGGCAGGGGCAGTAAGGATGCCCGAACTTTGTTTTGTTGCGCACGAGCCCCTTGATCACGGTAGTGAGTTGTTTCTGGTCGGTACTGAGTGACCAGCCCTGCTTATGTGCATAGGCCTTCGCCCACTTGAGCATGTCCTCTTCAGCGTGAGTATCTTCTGTCATTGTACCCCGGGGAACTCCTGTATTGTCACGATACTTTTTGTATATGAGACGTTAGTCTTTGCGCTTGATTAAACGGATTCTGGCCCGCTCACGGTTTTTTTGCGGTCTTCGTGATCCTTTTTGCAACCCGGTCATAGGTATCCATCACGTCTCCCTTGTTGAAACGGTAGACATCCTTGTCGAGCGACTCGCCAGTCTTCC encodes the following:
- a CDS encoding DNA-deoxyinosine glycosylase, which codes for MKRDISISHDKALVGLLPVCGDDPRVLILGSFPSVISLEGTRYYGNPQNRFWRIMGDLFLIDASLPYGQRIEQVKAHRIALWDVIHSCSRKGSADTRIRDPVFNEIGAFLAARPGITLVALNGTTAARYFRQACGTTGVDTVLLPSTSPAHARSSYEEKLERWNIIKNAVR
- a CDS encoding ferredoxin-thioredoxin reductase catalytic domain-containing protein; its protein translation is MTEDTHAEEDMLKWAKAYAHKQGWSLSTDQKQLTTVIKGLVRNKTKFGHPYCPCRLRSGDEEKDMAIECPCIYHKDEVAKMGHCHCNLYYKE